A genomic region of Pristiophorus japonicus isolate sPriJap1 chromosome 20, sPriJap1.hap1, whole genome shotgun sequence contains the following coding sequences:
- the LOC139232992 gene encoding probable G-protein coupled receptor 139, producing the protein MSLGFLIKLKILWVINDIEKIYYPILAAVGVPVNLMTIVILSRGKCGLSKCVTRYLVAMAAADLLVVIFDLILRQIPIVYRELFTFVWDFRVCNIHAVLLHAATDCSVWFTVTFTFDRFVAICCQKLKFEYCKEQTAAVVLGTVSALSSLKNIFWYFLYTSQYWLSNDPWFCRVSFSVSRSLVWTIVELMHYALTPFIPFLLILLFNVLTVRHILVSSRARSRLRGRSSGESPSDPEMENRRKSMIVLFVISGNFILLWVLFMVCSILRRLDYLGYPVSLPTFVTEIGFMLQLLSCCTNTFVYAVTQRKFREELRNGVEYPLVMMVRLIR; encoded by the exons ATGTCTCTTGGTTTTCTGATCAAGCTCAAGATTCTCTGGGTGATTAATGATATAGAAAAGATTTACTACCCAATCCTGGCAGCGGTTGGTGTCCCAG TTAACTtgatgacgattgtgatcctgtctcgtggaaagtgcggtctctccaaatgtgtcactcgctacctggtcgccatggcagcggcggatctattgGTCGTGATCTtcgatctgatactgaggcagattccTATAGTTTATCGAGAACTATTCACATTTGTGTGGGACTTTAGAGTATGTAACATTCACGCTGTCCTACTTCATGCCGctacagattgttctgtctggttcaccgtcactttcacctttgatcgatttgtggccatttgttgccagaagctgaaatttGAATATTGCAAGGAGCAAacagcggctgtggttctgggaacagtgagtgcgctgagctctttgaagaacattttctggtatttccTGTATACAAGTCAATATTGGCTTTCTAACGATCCCTGGTTTTGCCGTGTGTCATTCAGTGTATCTCGCTCACTCGTCTGGACAATCGTTGAATTAATGCATTACGCTTTAACGCCATTTATTCCATTTCTTTTGATTCTACTGTTCAATGTTTTAACGGTCAGACATATTTTAGTGTCCAGCAGAGCTCGCAGTAGACTCCGGGGTCGGAGCAGTGGCGAgagccccagtgacccagagatggagaaccgaaggaaatcgatgattgttctgtttgttatatcggggaatttcatcctgttatgggtgTTGTTTATGGTCTGTTCTATATTGAGACGATTGGATTACTTGGGATACCCTGTTTCTCTGCCCACATTTGTAACAGAAATTGGtttcatgctccagctcctgagttgttGCACAAACACTTTTGTTTATGCAGtgacccagaggaaattcagagaggagttgaggaaCGGAGTGGAATATCCCCTTGTGATGATGGTCAGATTAATTCGCTGA